Proteins from a genomic interval of Vanessa atalanta chromosome 28, ilVanAtal1.2, whole genome shotgun sequence:
- the LOC125074661 gene encoding eukaryotic translation initiation factor eIF1 gives MSIQNLNTFDPFADAIKSSEDDVQDGLVHVRIQQRNGRKTLTTVQGLSSEYDLKKIVRACKKEFACNGTVVEHPEYGEVLQLQGDQRENICQWLTKSGLVKPEQLKVHGF, from the coding sequence ATGTCCATCCAGAATCTCAACACATTCGACCCATTCGCCGATGCTATCAAAAGCTCGGAAGACGACGTACAAGATGGATTAGTCCACGTCCGAATCCAGCAACGGAACGGGCGTAAGACGCTAACAACGGTGCAAGGCCTCTCGTCAGAATATGACCTGAAAAAGATCGTGCGGGCATGCAAGAAGGAGTTCGCGTGCAACGGAACGGTCGTGGAGCACCCGGAGTACGGCGAGGTGCTGCAGTTGCAAGGCGACCAACGCGAGAACATTTGTCAGTGGCTCACCAAATCGGGACTCGTGAAGCCCGAGCAACTCAAAGTGCACGGCTTCTAA